One window of Trifolium pratense cultivar HEN17-A07 linkage group LG5, ARS_RC_1.1, whole genome shotgun sequence genomic DNA carries:
- the LOC123885911 gene encoding uncharacterized protein LOC123885911 — protein sequence MANIFQPSSMTIPIFNGENYDFWSIKMKTFFCFQDLWDIVDEGFTIPEYLSTLNANQKKELKENKQKDSKALLFLQQAVEDNIFPRIMGATSAKDAWGTLKEKFQGSDKVRAIKLQTLRREFELIQMKESETVKDYYTKINELVSQMRSYGENILDKRIVEKIIISIPCKYDAIVTTIEQTKDLSTMSVTELIGSLEAYEQRLSRHDDNTFENAFQSKLKLRLGNGTVVESKGKGTVMVETNKGTRFIKDVLLVPNLKENLLSIGQMMEKVYILHFEGDTCSIYDNKRNEIARVKMDKRNRSFPINFKYTPIRQSDIEDMEHAIEEPGTLLSPSKQEIYSPESTPTRIKSLVDIYETCNFSMLDSKSYQVASKQLWTKDNQEKLPRLRKPLYGLKKAHPEWYNRIDHCLIKRGFGKNKF from the coding sequence ATGGCCAATATCTTTCAACCATCATCTATGACTATCCCTATCTTTAATGGTGAAAACTATGATTTTTGGAGCATTAAAATGAAGACATTTTTTTGCTTCCAAGATTTATGGGACATTGTAGATGAAGGATTTACTATTCCAGAATATCTTTCAACTCTCAATGCTAATCAGAAAAAAGagttgaaagaaaataaacaaaaagattCAAAGGCACTATTATTTCTACAACAAGCGGTAGAAGATAACATCTTTCCGAGAATAATGGGAGCTACAAGTGCCAAAGATGCATGGGGTACATTGAAGGAGAAGTTTCAAGGAAGTGATAAGGTACGTGCCATTAAACTTCAAACTCTAAGGCGTGAGTTTGAATTAATACAAATGAAAGAGTCTGAGACCGTAAAAGACTACTATactaaaataaatgaattagTGAGTCAAATGAGATCATACGGGGAAAATATTCTCGACAAAAGAATTGTTGAGAAAATTATAATTTCGATTCCTTGTAAATATGATGCAATCGTGACTACGATTGAACAAACCAAAGATCTATCTACTATGTCGGTGACAGAATTAATAGGCTCACTAGAAGCTTATGAGCAAAGATTGAGTAGGCATGATGACAATACATTTGAAAATGCCTTTCAATCAAAGCTCAAATTACGACTGGGAAATGGCACTGTTGTAGAATCTAAAGGCAAAGGCACTGTGATGGTGGAGACTAATAAAGGTACGAGATTCATCAAAGATGTCTTGTTGGTTCCCAATCTCAAAGAAAATCTATTGAGTATTGGTCAAATGATGGAGAAAGTCTATATTCTTCACTTTGAAGGAGACACATGTTCAATATATgacaataaaagaaatgagATAGCCAGAGTAAAAATGGACAAAAGGAATAGAAGCTTTCCAATAAACTTCAAATATACTCCAATACGACAATCAGACATAGAGGATATGGAACACGCAATAGAAGAACCAGGTACGCTACTTTCACCTTCAAAACAAGAGATTTATTCACCGGAATCTACTCCAACAAGAATAAAATCATTGGTGGATATATATGAAACCTGCAACTTTTCCATGCTTGATTCTAAAAGTTATCAAGTGGCGTCAAAACAACTATGGACAAAAGACAATCAAGAAAAACTTCCAAGACTAAGAAAACCTTTATATGGACTCAAGAAAGCTCATCCAGAATGGTACAATAGAATTGATCACTGTCTCATCAAACGAGGATTCGGAAAGAACAAGTTTTGA